The Heliangelus exortis chromosome 26, bHelExo1.hap1, whole genome shotgun sequence genome window below encodes:
- the BCL9L gene encoding B-cell CLL/lymphoma 9-like protein isoform X2 translates to MHPDNKLPSHGKAGSSSAPAQHHNVSQAPTCNLGSKGVGTGSHGSKATQISPGNSGLKNSQNTVPNFSSLKGKVKRERSISVDSGEQREASTPSQDAESKGEVAPRSKRRCVLERKQPYSGDEWCSGPDSEEDDKPISSAHNCNVADPAMSTASQLGPGSNPLPSLNETTSSSVPHGATPSLRSDAAAGAGNGTGKQPSQFVYVFTTHLANIAAEAVLQGRADSILAYHQQNVPRAKLDQAPAPKVLGVAEPLPINPPTANTPQSQPPAPQVSQPQPQPPPSQPPPQTISQTSLPAPSSLPQEGTSEDVRRDLTPNSLGNNSSSSNQPGSNHPNTPNAPASTMQPGQVDSSSTSGSSLLGEGTGPGMPGNGQAGLGPRNPMNSEGLSKEQLEHRERSLQTLRDIERLLLRSGEAEPFMKSSQNAGEGGTAPQPQAAPAQPPAHHASMKKYEEPLQSMISQTQSLGGPSLEHEVPHHPGTDMGQQMNMMMQRLNQDSLTPEQVAWRKLQEEYYEEKRRKEEQISIHGRPMQEIMIPQSMGSMMMRGPPPPYHSKPGEQWPPGMGNQLRGPIDVQDPMQLRGGPPFPGPRFPGNQMQRVSGFGGMQNMPLDTLGPMNAMQRPVRPSMGWSDDMPPMGGPGNFPQGTLPYPSGQGDPERFMNPRAREEILRHQLMEKRPVAIQRPMGMSSNSMSQGMEMERMIQAHRQMDPSMFAGQITGDSLSSAPMGMDFAGTRGMLSPPMSQSGLRDMDTPLGPGNLNMNMNVNMNMNMNLNVQMTPQQQMMMSQKMRGPDMMAHQGMSPEEVARARAQNGNSSAMLGGPQKMMIPSQFPNQGQQGFSGTQGPYPNMPQEMSSSSDMFSPEQGTMPVGSISGTTRLSHIPLPPASNPTPTQGGNLANMPPAPSRGLGRRPSDLTININQMNSPSMGHLKSPTLSQVNSPLVTSPSANLKSPQTPSQMVSMPPSNQSAPLKSPQVMSSSLNVRSPTGSPSHLKSPSMAVPSPGWVPSPKAAMPSPGVGQSSLPSGPRSSSSAPASNTSSTMNPNMPFTSSPDPSPSQNPLSLMMSQMSKYAMPSSTPLYHNAIKTIATSDDELLPDRPMLPPGSMSGVTGNQPNQLHLNSVGPGSSQSPMGMNLPGQQPLSHEPPPTSMMSSPNPLGSNIPMHPSAPGAGVPPQNPMILPPGPQDSLNQQCGPVPNSSQMIPSNQLVFPRMQQPHNAMPSPAGGGMPMAPSGGSGPGMQQHYPPGMPLPPEDLPPQQPSQMPPQQHMMGKNIPPRISEPYPPVLPGVASVLNDPELSEVIRPTPTGIPEFDLSRIIPSEKPSSTLQYFPKSDSQAPKSQPSNLHLMNLQNMMADQPPVRPGMNAPNLPGQQGMQRGLSMPMCHPGQVPMLGRTGIPPQQGMMGNSMHQGMMSPQQSLMAQQNFMLMQAKQRSMSVSGEMYAQTGHMMSPQGSLMGPPPQQNLMVTHQMRQRSVSLDSQMSYIPGPGNMANLPF, encoded by the exons ATGCACCCTGACAACAAACTGCCCAGCCATGgcaaggcaggcagcagcagtgccccagcccagcaccacaaCGTGAGCCAAGCACCTACCTGCAATCTGGGCTCGAAGGGTGTGGGGACAGGAAGCCATGGCAGCAAGGCCACTCAGATCTCCCCTGGAAACTCTGGACTGAAAAACAGCCAGAACACTGTCCCAAACTTCAGCTCCTTGAAGGGCAAGGTGAAACGGGAACGAAGCATCTCGGTGGACTCTGGAGAACAGCGAGAAGCCAGCACCCCTTCACAGGACGCAGAATCAAAAG GCGAGGTGGCTCCACGTAGCAAGCGACGTTGCGTGCTGGAAAGGAAGCAGCCATACAGCGGGGACGAATGGTGCTCTGGGCCGGACAGCGAGGAAGACGACAAGCCCATCAGCAGTGCACACA ATTGTAATGTAGCAGATCCTGCGATGTCCACAGCCTCGCAGCTTGGCCCAGGGTCCAACCCGCTGCCTAGCCTGAATGAGACCACCTCTTCCAGCGTGCCTCATGGTGCTACCCCCAGCTTGCGGTCAGATGCTGCGGCAGGTGCAGGCAATGGGACAGGAAAGCAGCCCTCACAGTTCGTTTATGTCTTCACAACTCACCTTGCTAACAT agctgcagaagctgtCCTGCAGGGCCGAGCTGACTCCATTCTGGCCTACCATCAGCAGAATGTCCCACGGGCAAAGCTAGACCAG GCACCAGCTCCTAAAGTGCTGGGGGTTGCTGAGCCGCTTCCGATTAACCCTCCCACTGCCAACACTCCACAGTCCCAGCCGCCGGCACCTCAAGTGAgtcagccacagccacagcctccccCGTCGCAGCCTCCACCTCAGACCATCAGTCAAACCTCTTTGCCTGCACCCAGCAGCCTCCCCCAGGAAGGAACAAGTGAAGATGTCCGGAGAGACCTGACTCCCAACTCTCTGGggaacaacagcagcagcagcaaccagCCTGGAAGTAACCATCCCAATACACCCAATGCGCCTGCCAGCACCATGCAGCCTGGGCAAGTGGATTCCTCCAGCACttctggctccagcctccttggGGAGGGCACAGGTCCAGGGATGCCGGGGAATGGGCAGGCTGGCCTGGGCCCCAGGAACCCCATGAACTCAGAAGGGCTCTCCAAAGAGCAGTTGGAGCACCGGGAGCGTTCTCTGCAGACCTTGCGGGACATTGAGCGCCTGCTGCTGCGCAGTGGGGAGGCTGAGCCCTTCATGAAGTCCAGTCAAAATGCAGGAGAGGGTGGGACTGCCCCTCAGCCACAGGctgcccctgcccagccccctGCACACCATGCCAGCATGAAGAAATACGAAGAGCCTCTCCAGTCCATGATCTCTCAGACCCAGAGCCTTGGTGGGCCCAGCCTGGAACACGAGGTGCCCCACCACCCAGGCACTGACATGGGCCAGCAGATGAACATGATGATGCAGCGGCTGAACCAGGACAGCCTGACACCAGAGCAAGTAGCCTGGAGGAAGTTACAGGAAGAGTACTATGAGGAAAAACGACGGAAAGAGGAGCAGATCAGTATCCATGGCCGGCCCATGCAGGAGATCATGATCCCACAGTCGATGGGGAGCATGATGATGCGTGGGCCCCCGCCACCCTACCACAGCAAGCCTGGAGAGCAGTGGCCGCCAGGGATGGGCAACCAGCTGCGGGGACCCATAGATGTGCAGGACCCTATGCAGCTGCGGGGAGGGCCACCCTTCCCAGGGCCACGGTTCCCTGGAAATCAGATGCAGAGAGTCTCTGGCTTTGGAGGGATGCAGAACATGCCCCTGGATACTCTTGGGCCCATGAATGCCATGCAGAGGCCAGTCAGGCCCAGCATGGGATGGAGCGATGATATGCCTCCTATGGGAGGCCCTGGGAACTTTCCGCAAGGAACCTTGCCCTATCCTTCAGGGCAAGGAGACCCTGAAAGGTTCATGAATCCCCGTGCCAGGGAAGAGATCCTGCGGCATCAGCTGATGGAGAAACGCCCAGTGGCAATTCAGAGGCCCATGGGGATGTCCAGCAACTCCATGAGCCAGGGCATGGAAATGGAGAGGATGATACAGGCTCACAGGCAGATGGATCCATCTATGTTTGCTGGGCAGATAACGGGGGACAGCCTGAGCAGTGCCCCGATGGGAATGGATTTTGCAGGCACGCGGGGGATGCTGAGTCCCCCTATGAGTCAGTCAGGCCTTCGGGACATGGATACACCCTTGGGCCCTGGCAACCTCAACATGAACATGAATGTCAACATGAACATGAATATGAACCTCAATGTCCAGATGACCCCACAGCAGCAGATGATGATGTCACAGAAGATGAGAGGCCCCGATATGATGGCCCACCAGGGCATGAGCCCTGAGGAAGTGGCCAGGGCACGGGCCCAGAATGGCAACAGCAGTGCAATGCTGGGAGGGCCTCAAAAAATGATGATTCCCTCCCAGTTTCCCAACCAAGGGCAGCAAGGCTTTTCGGGCACACAAGGGCCTTACCCCAACATGCCCCAGGAgatgagcagcagctcagacatGTTCAGCCCTGAACAGGGCACCATGCCCGTTGGGAGCATCAGTGGCACCACCAGGCTCAGCCACATCCCTCTGCCACCTGCTTCCAATCCCACTCCCACGCAAGGGGGCAACCTGGCCAACAtgcccccagccccttctcGGGGTCTGGGCCGTCGGCCCTCTGACCTCACCATCAACATCAACCAGATGAATTCCCCCAGCATGGGTCACCTCAAGTCTCCTACCCTCAGCCAGGTGAACTCACCACTGGTCACCTCCCCCTCTGCCAACCTCAAATCCCCACAGACGCCCTCACAGATGGTCAGCATGCCACCTTCGAACCAGTCTGCACCCCTCAAGTCTCCCCAGGTGATGAGCTCCTCGCTAAACGTTCGGTCTCCAACTGGCTCGCCAAGCCACCTGAAGTCCCCTTCTATGGCTGTTCCTTCCCCTGGCTGGGTGCCATCTCCCAAAGCCGCCATGCCCAGCCCAGGAGTTGGCCAGA GTTCTCTTCCTTCTGGGCCCCGGAGCAGCTCTTCTGCACCAGCCAGTAACACTTCTAGCACCATGAATCCCAACATGCCTTTTACTTCCTCTCCAGATCCATCCCCCTCCCAAAACCCCCTCTCGCTGATGATGTCCCAGATGTCCAAGTATGCCATGCCCAGCTCCACACCACTTTACCACAATGCCATCAAAACCATTGCCACTTCTGATGATGAGCTGCTGCCAGACAGGCCTATGCTCCCACCTGGAAGCATGTCAG gtGTGACGGGGAATCAGCCAAATCAACTGCATTTGAATTCTGTGGGGCCTGGATCCTCTCAGAGCCCCATGGGAATGAACCTGCCTGGTCAGCAGCCCCTCTCCCATGAACCTCCCCCCACCTCCATGATGTCCTCCCCGAACCCTCTGGGCTCCAACATTCCTATGCACCCCAGTGCGCCGGGGGCAGGCGTGCCTCCCCAGAACCCCATGATACTTCCCCCGGGGCCCCAGGATTCATTGAACCAGCAGTGCGGCCCTGTGCCCAACAGTTCACAAATGATTCCTTCCAACCAGCTTGTGTTCCCTCGCATGCAGCAGCCCCACAACGCCATGCCGTCCCCTGCTGGCGGAGGCATGCCCATGGCCCCCAGCGGGGGCAGTGgccctgggatgcagcagcatTACCCACCAGGGATGCCCTTGCCACCTGAAGACcttcccccccagcagcccagccagaTGCCCCCTCAGCAGCATATGATGGGCAAGAACATCCCTCCCCGGATCAGCGAGCCCTACCCGCCCGTGCTCCCCGGGGTGGCATCTGTGCTGAATGACCCAGAGCTCAGTGAGGTCATCCGCCCCACACCCACAGGTATCCCAGAATTTGACCTGTCCAGGATCATCCCATCAGAGAAGCCAAGCAGCACCTTGCAGTATTTCCCCAAGAGCGACAGCCAAGCGCCCAAATCACAGCCTTCCAACCTCCACCTCATGAACCTACAGAACATGATGGCTGACCAGCCCCCAGTGCGGCCAGGTATGAATGCCcccaacctccctgggcagcagggcATGCAGCGGGGACTCAGCATGCCCATGTGCCACCCCGGACAAGTGCCCATGCTGGGCAGGACAGGCATACCACCACAGCAAGGCATGATGGGCAACAGCATGCACCAGGGCATGATGTCTCCGCAGCAGAGCCTGATGGCCCAGCAGAATTTCATGCTGATGCAGGCCAAGCAGAGGAGCATGTCTGTGTCAGGGGAGATGTATGCTCAGACAGGACACATGATGTCACCTCAGGGCTCTCTCATGGGGCCCCCACCTCAGCAGAACCTCATGGTCACACACCAGATGAGGCAGAGGAGTGTCTCCCTGGACAGCCAGATGAGTTACATCCCTGGGCCTGGGAACATGGCAAACCTGCCCTTCTAA
- the BCL9L gene encoding B-cell CLL/lymphoma 9-like protein isoform X3 translates to MHPDNKLPSHGKAGSSSAPAQHHNVSQAPTCNLGSKGVGTGSHGSKATQISPGNSGLKNSQNTVPNFSSLKGKVKRERSISVDSGEQREASTPSQDAESKGEVAPRSKRRCVLERKQPYSGDEWCSGPDSEEDDKPISSAHNCNVADPAMSTASQLGPGSNPLPSLNETTSSSVPHGATPSLRSDAAAGAGNGTGKQPSQFVYVFTTHLANIAAEAVLQGRADSILAYHQQNVPRAKLDQAPAPKVLGVAEPLPINPPTANTPQSQPPAPQVSQPQPQPPPSQPPPQTISQTSLPAPSSLPQEGTSEDVRRDLTPNSLGNNSSSSNQPGSNHPNTPNAPASTMQPGQVDSSSTSGSSLLGEGTGPGMPGNGQAGLGPRNPMNSEGLSKEQLEHRERSLQTLRDIERLLLRSGEAEPFMKSSQNAGEGGTAPQPQAAPAQPPAHHASMKKYEEPLQSMISQTQSLGGPSLEHEVPHHPGTDMGQQMNMMMQRLNQDSLTPEQVAWRKLQEEYYEEKRRKEEQISIHGRPMQEIMIPQSMGSMMMRGPPPPYHSKPGEQWPPGMGNQLRGPIDVQDPMQLRGGPPFPGPRFPGNQMQRVSGFGGMQNMPLDTLGPMNAMQRPVRPSMGWSDDMPPMGGPGNFPQGTLPYPSGQGDPERFMNPRAREEILRHQLMEKRPVAIQRPMGMSSNSMSQGMEMERMIQAHRQMDPSMFAGQITGDSLSSAPMGMDFAGTRGMLSPPMSQSGLRDMDTPLGPGNLNMNMNVNMNMNMNLNVQMTPQQQMMMSQKMRGPDMMAHQGMSPEEVARARAQNGNSSAMLGGPQKMMIPSQFPNQGQQGFSGTQGPYPNMPQEMSSSSDMFSPEQGTMPVGSISGTTRLSHIPLPPASNPTPTQGGNLANMPPAPSRGLGRRPSDLTININQMNSPSMGHLKSPTLSQVNSPLVTSPSANLKSPQTPSQMVSMPPSNQSAPLKSPQVMSSSLNVRSPTGSPSHLKSPSMAVPSPGWVPSPKAAMPSPGVGQSKQTLSMNSSTSMGGLDQGSLPSGPRSSSSAPASNTSSTMNPNMPFTSSPDPSPSQNPLSLMMSQMSKYAMPSSTPLYHNAIKTIATSDDELLPDRPMLPPGSMSGVTGNQPNQLHLNSVGPGSSQSPMGMNLPGQQPLSHEPPPTSMMSSPNPLGSNIPMHPSAPGAGVPPQNPMILPPGPQDSLNQQCGPVPNSSQMIPSNQLVFPRMQQPHNAMPSPAGGGMPMAPSGGSGPGMQQHYPPGMPLPPEDLPPQQPSQMPPQQHMMGKNIPPRISEPYPPVLPGVASVLNDPELSEVIRPTPTGIPEFDLSRIIPSEKPSSTLQYFPKSDSQAPKSQPSNLHLMNLQNMMADQPPVRPGMNAPNLPGQQGMQRGLSMPMCHPGQVPMLGRTGIPPQQGMMGNSMHQGMMSPQQSLMAQQNFMLMQAKQRSMSVSGEMYAQTGHMMSPQGSLMGPPPQQNLMVTHQMRQRSVSLDSQMSYIPGPGNMANLPF, encoded by the exons ATGCACCCTGACAACAAACTGCCCAGCCATGgcaaggcaggcagcagcagtgccccagcccagcaccacaaCGTGAGCCAAGCACCTACCTGCAATCTGGGCTCGAAGGGTGTGGGGACAGGAAGCCATGGCAGCAAGGCCACTCAGATCTCCCCTGGAAACTCTGGACTGAAAAACAGCCAGAACACTGTCCCAAACTTCAGCTCCTTGAAGGGCAAGGTGAAACGGGAACGAAGCATCTCGGTGGACTCTGGAGAACAGCGAGAAGCCAGCACCCCTTCACAGGACGCAGAATCAAAAG GCGAGGTGGCTCCACGTAGCAAGCGACGTTGCGTGCTGGAAAGGAAGCAGCCATACAGCGGGGACGAATGGTGCTCTGGGCCGGACAGCGAGGAAGACGACAAGCCCATCAGCAGTGCACACA ATTGTAATGTAGCAGATCCTGCGATGTCCACAGCCTCGCAGCTTGGCCCAGGGTCCAACCCGCTGCCTAGCCTGAATGAGACCACCTCTTCCAGCGTGCCTCATGGTGCTACCCCCAGCTTGCGGTCAGATGCTGCGGCAGGTGCAGGCAATGGGACAGGAAAGCAGCCCTCACAGTTCGTTTATGTCTTCACAACTCACCTTGCTAACAT agctgcagaagctgtCCTGCAGGGCCGAGCTGACTCCATTCTGGCCTACCATCAGCAGAATGTCCCACGGGCAAAGCTAGACCAG GCACCAGCTCCTAAAGTGCTGGGGGTTGCTGAGCCGCTTCCGATTAACCCTCCCACTGCCAACACTCCACAGTCCCAGCCGCCGGCACCTCAAGTGAgtcagccacagccacagcctccccCGTCGCAGCCTCCACCTCAGACCATCAGTCAAACCTCTTTGCCTGCACCCAGCAGCCTCCCCCAGGAAGGAACAAGTGAAGATGTCCGGAGAGACCTGACTCCCAACTCTCTGGggaacaacagcagcagcagcaaccagCCTGGAAGTAACCATCCCAATACACCCAATGCGCCTGCCAGCACCATGCAGCCTGGGCAAGTGGATTCCTCCAGCACttctggctccagcctccttggGGAGGGCACAGGTCCAGGGATGCCGGGGAATGGGCAGGCTGGCCTGGGCCCCAGGAACCCCATGAACTCAGAAGGGCTCTCCAAAGAGCAGTTGGAGCACCGGGAGCGTTCTCTGCAGACCTTGCGGGACATTGAGCGCCTGCTGCTGCGCAGTGGGGAGGCTGAGCCCTTCATGAAGTCCAGTCAAAATGCAGGAGAGGGTGGGACTGCCCCTCAGCCACAGGctgcccctgcccagccccctGCACACCATGCCAGCATGAAGAAATACGAAGAGCCTCTCCAGTCCATGATCTCTCAGACCCAGAGCCTTGGTGGGCCCAGCCTGGAACACGAGGTGCCCCACCACCCAGGCACTGACATGGGCCAGCAGATGAACATGATGATGCAGCGGCTGAACCAGGACAGCCTGACACCAGAGCAAGTAGCCTGGAGGAAGTTACAGGAAGAGTACTATGAGGAAAAACGACGGAAAGAGGAGCAGATCAGTATCCATGGCCGGCCCATGCAGGAGATCATGATCCCACAGTCGATGGGGAGCATGATGATGCGTGGGCCCCCGCCACCCTACCACAGCAAGCCTGGAGAGCAGTGGCCGCCAGGGATGGGCAACCAGCTGCGGGGACCCATAGATGTGCAGGACCCTATGCAGCTGCGGGGAGGGCCACCCTTCCCAGGGCCACGGTTCCCTGGAAATCAGATGCAGAGAGTCTCTGGCTTTGGAGGGATGCAGAACATGCCCCTGGATACTCTTGGGCCCATGAATGCCATGCAGAGGCCAGTCAGGCCCAGCATGGGATGGAGCGATGATATGCCTCCTATGGGAGGCCCTGGGAACTTTCCGCAAGGAACCTTGCCCTATCCTTCAGGGCAAGGAGACCCTGAAAGGTTCATGAATCCCCGTGCCAGGGAAGAGATCCTGCGGCATCAGCTGATGGAGAAACGCCCAGTGGCAATTCAGAGGCCCATGGGGATGTCCAGCAACTCCATGAGCCAGGGCATGGAAATGGAGAGGATGATACAGGCTCACAGGCAGATGGATCCATCTATGTTTGCTGGGCAGATAACGGGGGACAGCCTGAGCAGTGCCCCGATGGGAATGGATTTTGCAGGCACGCGGGGGATGCTGAGTCCCCCTATGAGTCAGTCAGGCCTTCGGGACATGGATACACCCTTGGGCCCTGGCAACCTCAACATGAACATGAATGTCAACATGAACATGAATATGAACCTCAATGTCCAGATGACCCCACAGCAGCAGATGATGATGTCACAGAAGATGAGAGGCCCCGATATGATGGCCCACCAGGGCATGAGCCCTGAGGAAGTGGCCAGGGCACGGGCCCAGAATGGCAACAGCAGTGCAATGCTGGGAGGGCCTCAAAAAATGATGATTCCCTCCCAGTTTCCCAACCAAGGGCAGCAAGGCTTTTCGGGCACACAAGGGCCTTACCCCAACATGCCCCAGGAgatgagcagcagctcagacatGTTCAGCCCTGAACAGGGCACCATGCCCGTTGGGAGCATCAGTGGCACCACCAGGCTCAGCCACATCCCTCTGCCACCTGCTTCCAATCCCACTCCCACGCAAGGGGGCAACCTGGCCAACAtgcccccagccccttctcGGGGTCTGGGCCGTCGGCCCTCTGACCTCACCATCAACATCAACCAGATGAATTCCCCCAGCATGGGTCACCTCAAGTCTCCTACCCTCAGCCAGGTGAACTCACCACTGGTCACCTCCCCCTCTGCCAACCTCAAATCCCCACAGACGCCCTCACAGATGGTCAGCATGCCACCTTCGAACCAGTCTGCACCCCTCAAGTCTCCCCAGGTGATGAGCTCCTCGCTAAACGTTCGGTCTCCAACTGGCTCGCCAAGCCACCTGAAGTCCCCTTCTATGGCTGTTCCTTCCCCTGGCTGGGTGCCATCTCCCAAAGCCGCCATGCCCAGCCCAGGAGTTGGCCAGAGCAAGCAGACTCTCAGCATGAACTCATCTACTTCCATGGGAGGACTGGATCAGG GTTCTCTTCCTTCTGGGCCCCGGAGCAGCTCTTCTGCACCAGCCAGTAACACTTCTAGCACCATGAATCCCAACATGCCTTTTACTTCCTCTCCAGATCCATCCCCCTCCCAAAACCCCCTCTCGCTGATGATGTCCCAGATGTCCAAGTATGCCATGCCCAGCTCCACACCACTTTACCACAATGCCATCAAAACCATTGCCACTTCTGATGATGAGCTGCTGCCAGACAGGCCTATGCTCCCACCTGGAAGCATGTCAG gtGTGACGGGGAATCAGCCAAATCAACTGCATTTGAATTCTGTGGGGCCTGGATCCTCTCAGAGCCCCATGGGAATGAACCTGCCTGGTCAGCAGCCCCTCTCCCATGAACCTCCCCCCACCTCCATGATGTCCTCCCCGAACCCTCTGGGCTCCAACATTCCTATGCACCCCAGTGCGCCGGGGGCAGGCGTGCCTCCCCAGAACCCCATGATACTTCCCCCGGGGCCCCAGGATTCATTGAACCAGCAGTGCGGCCCTGTGCCCAACAGTTCACAAATGATTCCTTCCAACCAGCTTGTGTTCCCTCGCATGCAGCAGCCCCACAACGCCATGCCGTCCCCTGCTGGCGGAGGCATGCCCATGGCCCCCAGCGGGGGCAGTGgccctgggatgcagcagcatTACCCACCAGGGATGCCCTTGCCACCTGAAGACcttcccccccagcagcccagccagaTGCCCCCTCAGCAGCATATGATGGGCAAGAACATCCCTCCCCGGATCAGCGAGCCCTACCCGCCCGTGCTCCCCGGGGTGGCATCTGTGCTGAATGACCCAGAGCTCAGTGAGGTCATCCGCCCCACACCCACAGGTATCCCAGAATTTGACCTGTCCAGGATCATCCCATCAGAGAAGCCAAGCAGCACCTTGCAGTATTTCCCCAAGAGCGACAGCCAAGCGCCCAAATCACAGCCTTCCAACCTCCACCTCATGAACCTACAGAACATGATGGCTGACCAGCCCCCAGTGCGGCCAGGTATGAATGCCcccaacctccctgggcagcagggcATGCAGCGGGGACTCAGCATGCCCATGTGCCACCCCGGACAAGTGCCCATGCTGGGCAGGACAGGCATACCACCACAGCAAGGCATGATGGGCAACAGCATGCACCAGGGCATGATGTCTCCGCAGCAGAGCCTGATGGCCCAGCAGAATTTCATGCTGATGCAGGCCAAGCAGAGGAGCATGTCTGTGTCAGGGGAGATGTATGCTCAGACAGGACACATGATGTCACCTCAGGGCTCTCTCATGGGGCCCCCACCTCAGCAGAACCTCATGGTCACACACCAGATGAGGCAGAGGAGTGTCTCCCTGGACAGCCAGATGAGTTACATCCCTGGGCCTGGGAACATGGCAAACCTGCCCTTCTAA